A genome region from Streptomyces sp. S4.7 includes the following:
- a CDS encoding ATP/GTP-binding protein, with product MVSVGSADRYLPDTVQQAVKILVVGAFGVGKTTLVGSVSEIEPLRTEEVMTQASVGVDVLAGMSTKTTTTVAMDFGRITLNSRLVLYLFGTPGQRRFWDLWEGLAEGALGVLVIVDTRRLEDSFDVLEQLELRGLPFAVAVNEFPDSERFGAEELRDALDLLPETPVTVCDARDHASSVDALISLVEYVSVGSARTPETAS from the coding sequence ATGGTCTCCGTCGGCTCCGCTGACCGTTACTTGCCCGACACTGTCCAGCAGGCCGTCAAGATTCTCGTCGTGGGCGCGTTCGGCGTCGGCAAGACCACCCTGGTCGGCTCGGTCAGCGAGATCGAGCCCCTGCGCACCGAGGAGGTCATGACGCAGGCGAGCGTCGGTGTGGACGTCCTGGCCGGAATGAGTACGAAGACCACGACCACCGTCGCGATGGACTTCGGCCGGATCACCCTCAACTCCCGCCTCGTGCTCTATCTGTTCGGGACGCCGGGACAGCGCCGCTTCTGGGATCTGTGGGAGGGGCTGGCGGAGGGCGCGCTCGGCGTGCTCGTCATCGTCGACACCCGCAGACTGGAGGACAGCTTCGACGTACTCGAACAACTGGAGCTGCGCGGACTGCCGTTCGCGGTCGCGGTCAACGAGTTCCCCGACAGCGAGCGGTTCGGCGCGGAGGAACTGCGCGACGCGCTGGACCTGTTGCCCGAGACCCCGGTGACGGTGTGCGACGCGCGTGACCACGCCTCGTCCGTCGACGCCCTGATCAGCCTGGTCGAGTACGTCTCGGTCGGCTCGGCACGCACCCCGGAGACCGCCTCATGA
- the ctaD gene encoding cytochrome c oxidase subunit I encodes MAAQPGFEVDAPQESDDDSYANELPVRRKKPGTVIVKWLTTTDHKTIGSLYLITSFGFFVIGGVMALVMRAELARPGIQIVSPEQYNQAFTMHGTIMLLLFATPLFAGFTNWIMPLQLGAPDVAFPRLNMFAYWLYLFGSAIAVSGFITPQGTPDFGWTAYTPLSDSVRSPGLGGDLWIMGLTFNGFGTILGAVNFITTIVCMRAPGMTMFRMPIFCWNVLLTSVLVLLAFPVLAGALLALEADRKFGAHIFDAANGGPLLWQHLFWFFGHPEVYIIALPFFGIVTEIIPVFSRKPVFGYIGLVGATIAIAGLSATVWAHHMFVTGAVLLPFFSFMTFLIAVPTGVKFFNWIGTMWKGSLSFETPMLWSIGFLVTFLFGGLTGVILASPPMDFHVSDSYFVVAHFHYVVFGTVVFAMFAGFHFWWPKMTGKMLDERLGKITFWTLFIGFHGTFLVQHWLGAEGMPRRYADYLHADGFTTLNTISSISAFVLGLSLLPFFYNVWKTAKYGKMIKVDDPWGYGRSLEWATSCPPPRHNFITLPRIRSESPAFDLHHPEVSAIEDAHNEGRRDVVEPGQGVAAPLGDDKGGS; translated from the coding sequence GTGGCCGCACAGCCCGGATTTGAGGTCGACGCCCCGCAGGAGAGTGACGACGACTCGTACGCGAACGAACTGCCGGTACGGCGCAAGAAACCCGGCACTGTCATCGTCAAGTGGCTGACCACCACCGACCACAAGACGATCGGCTCGCTCTACCTGATCACGTCGTTCGGCTTCTTCGTGATCGGCGGAGTGATGGCGCTGGTCATGCGCGCCGAGCTGGCCCGTCCCGGCATTCAGATCGTGTCGCCCGAGCAGTACAATCAGGCGTTCACGATGCACGGCACGATCATGTTGCTGTTGTTCGCGACACCGCTGTTCGCCGGATTCACCAACTGGATCATGCCGCTCCAGCTCGGCGCTCCCGATGTGGCCTTCCCGCGGCTGAACATGTTCGCCTACTGGCTCTATCTGTTCGGCTCGGCCATCGCGGTGTCGGGCTTCATCACCCCGCAGGGCACCCCCGACTTCGGCTGGACCGCCTATACGCCATTGTCGGACTCGGTGCGCTCGCCGGGTTTGGGCGGGGACCTGTGGATCATGGGTCTGACCTTCAACGGGTTCGGCACGATTCTCGGGGCGGTCAACTTCATCACCACGATTGTCTGTATGCGCGCGCCCGGCATGACGATGTTCCGGATGCCGATCTTCTGCTGGAACGTACTGCTGACGTCGGTGCTGGTGCTGCTCGCCTTCCCCGTCCTCGCCGGTGCGCTCCTCGCATTGGAGGCCGACCGGAAGTTCGGTGCACACATCTTCGACGCCGCCAACGGTGGCCCGTTGCTCTGGCAGCACCTCTTCTGGTTCTTCGGGCATCCGGAGGTGTACATCATCGCCCTGCCGTTCTTCGGGATCGTCACCGAGATCATTCCGGTGTTCAGCCGGAAGCCGGTCTTCGGCTACATCGGTCTGGTGGGCGCCACGATCGCCATCGCGGGTCTCTCCGCGACCGTCTGGGCCCACCATATGTTCGTCACCGGCGCTGTGCTGTTGCCGTTCTTCTCCTTCATGACATTCTTGATCGCGGTACCGACCGGGGTGAAGTTCTTCAACTGGATCGGCACGATGTGGAAAGGCTCGCTGTCCTTCGAGACACCGATGCTGTGGTCGATCGGATTCCTCGTCACCTTCCTCTTCGGTGGTCTGACGGGCGTCATCCTGGCGTCACCGCCGATGGACTTCCATGTCTCCGACTCGTACTTCGTGGTCGCCCATTTCCACTACGTCGTCTTCGGCACAGTGGTGTTCGCGATGTTCGCCGGATTCCATTTCTGGTGGCCGAAGATGACCGGCAAGATGCTCGACGAACGGCTCGGGAAGATCACCTTCTGGACGCTGTTCATCGGCTTCCACGGCACGTTCCTGGTGCAGCACTGGCTGGGCGCGGAGGGTATGCCGCGGCGCTACGCCGACTACCTCCACGCCGACGGCTTCACCACGCTGAACACCATCTCCTCCATCAGCGCCTTCGTGCTGGGCCTGTCATTGCTGCCGTTTTTCTACAACGTCTGGAAGACCGCCAAGTACGGGAAGATGATCAAGGTGGACGACCCGTGGGGCTACGGCCGTTCGCTCGAATGGGCGACTTCGTGTCCGCCCCCGCGGCACAACTTCATCACGCTGCCCCGGATCCGCTCCGAGTCCCCGGCGTTCGACCTGCACCACCCGGAGGTGTCCGCCATCGAGGACGCGCACAACGAGGGCCGGCGGGACGTCGTGGAACCCGGCCAGGGCGTCGCCGCTCCACTGGGGGACGACAAGGGCGGGTCGTGA
- a CDS encoding DUF742 domain-containing protein — MNGPGGEYDDSAGALRPYVITKGRSRPSRNTISIETLLVAISPPRALPVSATREERALVRMCERLLSLVEAAAHLGLPVSLVKVLASDLVDSGHLSARSGVPKAALPDSQLLQEVLDGLRRLR; from the coding sequence ATGAACGGGCCGGGAGGGGAGTACGACGACAGCGCCGGCGCGTTACGTCCGTACGTCATCACCAAAGGGCGCTCCCGGCCGAGCCGCAACACCATAAGCATCGAGACACTCCTCGTGGCGATCAGTCCTCCACGCGCCCTGCCGGTCTCGGCGACCAGGGAAGAACGCGCCCTGGTGCGGATGTGCGAGCGGCTGCTGTCCCTCGTGGAGGCGGCCGCCCATCTCGGTCTGCCGGTCAGCCTGGTGAAGGTACTGGCGTCCGATCTGGTCGACAGCGGTCATCTCTCCGCCCGTTCGGGTGTCCCCAAAGCCGCCCTGCCCGACTCGCAACTCCTCCAGGAGGTACTGGATGGTCTCCGTCGGCTCCGCTGA
- the gcvT gene encoding glycine cleavage system aminomethyltransferase GcvT — protein MSNTSHTPAPEAAGPDAPRLTALDAVHRSLGATMTDFAGWDMPLRYASEREEHLAVRTKAGLFDLSHMGEITVTGSQAAEALDYALVGNIGSLAVGRARYTMICQEDGGILDDLIVYRLDSHGEPEFMVVANASNAQVVLDELTGRAADFDVEVRDDRDAYALLAVQGPLSPGILAQLTDADLAGLKYYAGLPGTVAGVPALIARTGYTGEDGFELFVEPRYAEGLWQALMAAGASAGLVPAGLSCRDTLRMEAGMPLYGQELNTGLTPFDAGLGRVVKFEKEGYFVGRTALEAAAERAESAPPRKLTGLVAEGRRVPRAGYPVVAGGQVVGHVTSGAPSPTLGRPIAMAYVDASHAAAGTAGVGVDIRGSIEPYEVVALPFYKRRK, from the coding sequence ATGAGCAATACGTCTCACACCCCCGCCCCCGAAGCGGCCGGTCCCGACGCCCCGCGCCTCACCGCGCTGGACGCCGTGCACCGCTCACTGGGCGCCACGATGACCGACTTCGCCGGCTGGGACATGCCGCTGCGCTACGCCAGCGAGCGTGAGGAGCACCTCGCCGTCCGTACGAAGGCCGGTCTCTTCGACCTCTCCCACATGGGCGAGATCACCGTCACCGGCTCGCAGGCGGCCGAGGCACTGGACTACGCGCTGGTCGGCAACATCGGCTCCCTCGCCGTGGGCCGCGCCCGCTACACCATGATCTGCCAGGAGGACGGCGGAATCCTGGACGACCTGATCGTGTACCGCCTCGACAGCCACGGCGAGCCCGAGTTCATGGTCGTCGCGAACGCCTCCAACGCGCAGGTGGTGCTCGACGAGCTGACCGGCCGCGCCGCGGACTTCGACGTAGAGGTGCGGGACGACCGCGACGCGTACGCGCTGCTCGCCGTCCAGGGCCCCCTCTCGCCCGGCATCCTCGCCCAGCTCACGGACGCCGATCTGGCCGGGCTCAAGTACTACGCGGGCCTGCCCGGCACCGTCGCCGGGGTGCCCGCGCTGATCGCCCGTACCGGCTACACGGGTGAGGACGGCTTCGAGCTGTTCGTGGAGCCCCGGTACGCGGAAGGGCTGTGGCAGGCGCTGATGGCCGCGGGCGCGTCCGCCGGGCTCGTACCGGCCGGCCTCTCGTGCCGTGACACCCTCCGTATGGAGGCCGGTATGCCGCTGTACGGGCAGGAGCTCAACACCGGCCTCACGCCCTTCGACGCGGGCCTCGGCCGGGTCGTCAAGTTCGAGAAGGAGGGCTACTTCGTGGGCCGTACGGCGCTGGAGGCCGCCGCCGAGCGCGCCGAGAGCGCGCCGCCGCGCAAACTGACGGGTCTGGTCGCCGAGGGCCGCAGGGTGCCGCGCGCCGGATACCCGGTCGTGGCCGGCGGTCAGGTGGTGGGCCATGTCACCTCCGGCGCGCCGTCGCCGACGCTCGGCCGGCCGATCGCGATGGCCTACGTGGACGCGTCGCACGCCGCGGCGGGCACGGCGGGCGTCGGGGTCGACATCCGGGGCTCGATCGAGCCGTACGAGGTCGTCGCGCTGCCCTTCTACAAGCGCCGGAAGTGA
- the gcvH gene encoding glycine cleavage system protein GcvH translates to MSNPQQLRYSKEHEWLSTADDGVSTVGITEFAANALGDVVYAQLPAVGDTVTAGETCGELESTKSVSDLYSPVTGEVTEANQDVVDDPSLVNSAPFEGGWLFKVRVAEEPKDLLSADEYTEFSGN, encoded by the coding sequence ATGAGCAACCCCCAGCAGCTGCGCTACAGCAAGGAGCACGAGTGGCTGTCGACCGCCGATGACGGCGTGTCGACGGTCGGTATCACGGAGTTCGCGGCGAACGCCCTCGGCGACGTCGTGTACGCCCAGCTCCCCGCGGTCGGTGACACGGTGACCGCGGGTGAGACCTGCGGTGAGCTGGAGTCGACCAAGTCGGTCAGCGACCTGTACTCCCCCGTGACGGGCGAGGTCACCGAGGCGAACCAGGACGTCGTGGACGACCCCTCGCTGGTGAACTCCGCACCCTTCGAGGGCGGCTGGCTGTTCAAGGTACGCGTCGCGGAGGAGCCGAAGGACCTGCTCTCCGCCGACGAGTACACGGAATTCTCCGGCAACTGA
- the glyA gene encoding serine hydroxymethyltransferase → MSSKSLLNSSLHELDPDVAAAVDAELDRQQSTLEMIASENFAPVAVMEAQGSVLTNKYAEGYPGRRYYGGCEHVDVIENIAIDRVKALFGAEHANVQPHSGAQANAAAMFALLKPGDTIMGLNLAHGGHLTHGMKINFSGKLYNVVAYHVDDESGQVDMAEVERLAKESRPKLIVAGWSAYPRQLDFAAFRRVADEVGAYLMVDMAHFAGLVAAGLHPNPVPHAHVVTTTTHKTLGGPRGGVILSTQELAKKINSAVFPGQQGGPLEHVIAAKAVSFKVAATDEFKERQQLTLDGARILAERLVQDDVTEAGVSVLSGGTDVHLVLVDLRNSELDGRQAEDRLHEIGITVNRNAVPNDPRPPMVTSGLRIGTPALATRGFTVEDFTEVADVIAAALKPEFDRDALAARVKALAAKHPLYPGL, encoded by the coding sequence ATGTCTTCGAAGTCGCTTCTCAACTCCTCTCTCCACGAGCTCGACCCCGACGTCGCCGCCGCCGTCGACGCCGAACTCGACCGCCAGCAGTCGACGCTCGAAATGATCGCGTCGGAGAACTTCGCTCCGGTCGCCGTCATGGAGGCGCAGGGCTCCGTCCTGACCAACAAGTACGCCGAGGGGTACCCGGGCCGCCGCTACTACGGCGGCTGTGAGCACGTCGACGTGATCGAGAACATCGCGATCGACCGCGTCAAGGCGCTGTTCGGCGCCGAGCACGCCAACGTGCAGCCGCACTCCGGCGCGCAGGCCAACGCCGCGGCGATGTTCGCGCTGCTGAAGCCCGGCGACACGATCATGGGTCTGAACCTCGCCCACGGCGGTCACCTGACGCACGGCATGAAGATCAACTTCTCCGGCAAGCTCTACAACGTCGTCGCCTACCACGTCGACGACGAGAGCGGCCAGGTCGACATGGCCGAGGTCGAGCGCCTGGCCAAGGAGTCGCGCCCGAAGCTCATCGTGGCCGGCTGGTCCGCGTACCCGCGTCAGCTCGACTTCGCCGCGTTCCGCCGGGTCGCCGACGAGGTCGGCGCCTATCTGATGGTCGACATGGCGCACTTCGCCGGTCTGGTGGCCGCGGGTCTGCACCCCAACCCGGTGCCGCACGCCCACGTCGTCACCACCACCACGCACAAGACCCTCGGCGGTCCGCGCGGCGGCGTGATCCTCTCCACCCAGGAGCTGGCCAAGAAGATCAACTCCGCGGTCTTCCCGGGCCAGCAGGGCGGTCCGCTGGAGCATGTGATCGCGGCGAAGGCGGTGTCCTTCAAGGTCGCCGCGACCGACGAGTTCAAGGAGCGCCAGCAGCTCACGCTGGACGGCGCCCGGATCCTCGCCGAGCGCCTGGTCCAGGACGACGTCACCGAGGCCGGCGTCTCCGTCCTCTCCGGCGGCACGGACGTCCACCTGGTCCTGGTCGACCTGCGGAACTCGGAGCTGGACGGCCGGCAGGCCGAGGACCGGCTCCACGAGATCGGCATCACGGTCAACCGCAACGCCGTCCCGAACGACCCGCGCCCGCCGATGGTCACCTCCGGCCTGCGGATCGGCACCCCGGCGCTCGCCACCCGCGGTTTCACGGTCGAGGACTTCACCGAGGTCGCGGACGTCATCGCGGCTGCGCTGAAGCCGGAGTTCGACCGCGACGCCCTGGCGGCTCGCGTGAAGGCGCTGGCGGCGAAGCACCCGCTGTACCCCGGTCTGTAG
- a CDS encoding cytochrome P450, whose amino-acid sequence MTTQAAASSEAGIPVVTLDPHGSDHHGEAARLRELGPVVRVELPGDVMAWSVTDHALLNDMIADPRFSKDWRNWNAVLRGEISDGWPLIGMVKVTNMVTSDGQEHRRLRKLVTQTFTPRRVQELRPRIEQIVGELLDALPTHANADGSVDLRRHFAHPVPMRVICELFGVPEHERPRLKELMDNIFRSDLGPEEVTASQIEQYQLLARVVDNCRRNPGADLTSALIAARDADPDSLSEEELVGTLLLMLSAGQETTLSLITNAVRALLTHPDQRALAERGDEAVWADVVEETLRWDAPIGNFPFRYPLEDVEIAGVRIPKGEAIMAPYSAVGRDRAQHGESADEFDITREQRKHLAFSHGPHFCLGAPLARLEAALAIPAVFERYPQLALAVDPAELIPVPSLFSNSSATLPVRLEA is encoded by the coding sequence ATGACCACGCAAGCGGCGGCCTCGTCCGAGGCCGGCATACCGGTCGTCACCCTCGACCCGCACGGCAGCGACCACCACGGCGAGGCGGCCAGGCTCCGCGAACTCGGCCCCGTGGTCCGTGTCGAGCTGCCCGGCGACGTCATGGCGTGGTCCGTGACCGACCACGCCCTGCTGAACGACATGATCGCCGACCCGCGCTTCAGCAAGGACTGGCGCAACTGGAACGCCGTCCTGCGCGGCGAGATATCCGACGGCTGGCCGCTCATCGGCATGGTCAAGGTCACCAACATGGTCACCTCGGACGGCCAGGAGCACCGCAGGCTGCGGAAGTTGGTCACCCAGACGTTCACGCCCCGCCGGGTCCAGGAGCTGCGCCCGCGCATCGAGCAGATCGTGGGCGAGCTGCTGGACGCGCTGCCCACGCACGCGAACGCCGACGGCAGCGTCGACCTCCGCCGTCATTTCGCCCACCCGGTGCCCATGCGGGTGATCTGCGAACTGTTCGGCGTCCCCGAGCACGAGCGGCCCCGGCTCAAGGAGCTGATGGACAACATCTTCCGCTCCGACCTGGGACCGGAAGAAGTGACGGCCAGTCAGATCGAGCAGTATCAGCTCCTCGCACGGGTGGTCGACAACTGCCGAAGGAATCCCGGCGCCGACCTGACCAGCGCGCTCATCGCCGCCCGCGACGCGGACCCCGACTCGCTCAGCGAGGAGGAGCTGGTCGGCACACTGCTGCTGATGCTCTCCGCCGGTCAGGAGACCACGCTCAGCCTGATCACCAACGCCGTACGCGCGCTGCTCACCCACCCCGACCAGCGCGCCCTCGCCGAGCGGGGTGACGAGGCGGTGTGGGCGGACGTGGTCGAGGAGACCCTGCGCTGGGACGCCCCGATCGGCAACTTCCCCTTCCGCTACCCCCTGGAGGACGTGGAGATCGCGGGCGTACGCATCCCCAAGGGGGAGGCGATCATGGCCCCGTACAGCGCGGTCGGCCGCGACAGGGCCCAACACGGCGAATCCGCCGACGAGTTCGACATCACCCGGGAGCAGCGCAAGCACCTGGCGTTCAGCCACGGTCCGCACTTCTGCCTCGGCGCCCCGCTGGCCAGGCTCGAAGCGGCGCTGGCGATCCCCGCGGTGTTCGAGCGGTACCCGCAACTGGCGCTGGCCGTCGACCCGGCCGAACTGATCCCCGTGCCCTCGCTGTTCTCCAACAGCTCGGCCACACTGCCGGTACGTCTGGAAGCCTGA
- a CDS encoding DUF4396 domain-containing protein — protein sequence MDHGDHSEHAGHVAAGTGGVGGASWGMAAKATVHCLTGCAIGEILGMVIGTALLWGNVPTMVLAISLAFVFGYSFTLFAVRRAGLDWKSAVKIALAADTVSIAVMELVDNSIIALTPGAMDAHLSDGLFWYALLGGFAVAFLITTPVNKWMIGRGRGHAVVHSLH from the coding sequence ATGGACCACGGCGATCACAGCGAGCACGCGGGACACGTGGCGGCCGGAACGGGCGGCGTCGGTGGCGCGTCCTGGGGCATGGCGGCCAAGGCGACAGTGCACTGTCTGACCGGGTGCGCCATCGGCGAGATCCTCGGCATGGTCATCGGTACCGCCCTGCTGTGGGGCAATGTGCCCACCATGGTCCTGGCGATCTCCCTGGCCTTCGTCTTCGGCTACTCCTTCACCCTGTTCGCGGTCCGCAGGGCGGGCCTCGACTGGAAGTCGGCGGTCAAGATCGCGCTCGCCGCCGACACCGTGTCCATCGCCGTCATGGAACTCGTCGACAACAGCATCATCGCGCTCACTCCCGGAGCGATGGACGCGCATCTGTCCGACGGGCTGTTCTGGTACGCGCTCCTCGGCGGCTTCGCCGTCGCCTTCCTGATCACCACTCCGGTCAACAAGTGGATGATCGGCCGGGGCAGGGGCCACGCCGTGGTCCACTCACTGCACTGA
- a CDS encoding L-serine ammonia-lyase, with the protein MAISVFDLFSIGIGPSSSHTVGPMRAAGLFARRLKNEGLLVHTASVRAELFGSLGATGHGHGTPKAVLLGLEGESPRTVDIESADARVEAIRANGRISLLGMHEVPFDFDADLILHRRKALPYHANGMTVLAYDSDGGTLLEKTYYSVGGGFVVDEDAVGEDRIKLDDTVLTYRFRSGDELLRLARETGLSISALMMENEKAWRTETEIREGLLEIWGAMRACVSRGMAREGILPGGLKVRRRAANSARQLRAEGDPAARAMEWITLYAMAVNEENAAGGRVVTAPTNGAAGIIPAVLHYYLNFAAAGHTDAEKDDDIVRFLLAAGAIGMLFKENASISGAEVGCQGEVGSACSMAAGALAEVLGGSPEQVENAAEIGMEHNLGLTCDPVGGLVQIPCIERNGMAAVKAVTAAKMSLRGDGSHKVSLDKVIKTMKDTGADMSVKYKETARGGLAVNIIEC; encoded by the coding sequence GTGGCCATCTCGGTCTTCGACCTGTTCTCGATCGGCATCGGCCCCTCCAGCTCCCATACCGTCGGCCCCATGCGGGCGGCGGGCCTCTTCGCCCGGCGGCTGAAGAACGAGGGCCTGCTGGTCCACACCGCCTCCGTACGCGCCGAGCTGTTCGGCTCGCTCGGCGCCACCGGGCACGGTCACGGCACACCCAAGGCGGTGCTGCTCGGTCTGGAGGGCGAGTCCCCCCGTACGGTGGACATCGAGTCCGCCGACGCCCGCGTCGAGGCCATCCGCGCCAACGGCCGGATCAGTCTGCTCGGGATGCACGAGGTCCCCTTCGACTTCGACGCGGACCTGATCCTGCACCGGCGCAAGGCGCTGCCGTACCACGCGAACGGTATGACGGTCCTCGCGTACGACTCCGACGGCGGCACCCTCCTGGAGAAGACGTACTACTCGGTCGGCGGCGGCTTCGTCGTGGACGAGGACGCGGTGGGCGAGGACCGCATCAAGCTGGACGACACGGTGCTGACGTACCGCTTCCGCAGCGGCGACGAACTGCTGCGGCTGGCCCGTGAGACCGGACTCTCGATCTCCGCGCTGATGATGGAGAACGAGAAGGCGTGGCGCACGGAGACCGAGATCCGCGAGGGTCTGCTGGAGATCTGGGGGGCCATGCGGGCGTGCGTGTCGCGCGGCATGGCCCGCGAGGGCATCCTCCCCGGCGGCCTCAAGGTCCGCCGCCGCGCGGCGAATTCGGCCCGGCAGCTGCGCGCCGAGGGTGACCCGGCGGCGCGCGCGATGGAGTGGATCACCCTCTACGCGATGGCGGTCAACGAGGAGAACGCGGCGGGCGGCCGGGTCGTCACCGCCCCCACCAACGGCGCGGCGGGCATCATCCCGGCGGTGCTGCACTACTACCTGAACTTCGCCGCGGCCGGCCACACGGACGCCGAGAAGGACGACGACATCGTCCGCTTCCTGCTCGCGGCAGGCGCGATCGGCATGCTCTTCAAGGAGAACGCCTCCATCTCGGGCGCCGAGGTCGGCTGCCAGGGCGAGGTCGGCTCGGCCTGCTCGATGGCGGCGGGCGCGCTCGCCGAGGTCCTGGGCGGCAGCCCCGAACAGGTCGAGAACGCGGCCGAGATCGGCATGGAACACAACCTCGGCCTGACCTGCGACCCGGTCGGCGGCCTCGTACAGATCCCGTGCATCGAGCGCAACGGCATGGCGGCGGTCAAGGCGGTGACGGCGGCGAAGATGTCACTGCGCGGCGACGGCAGCCACAAGGTGTCCCTGGACAAGGTCATCAAGACGATGAAGGACACGGGCGCCGACATGTCGGTCAAGTACAAGGAGACCGCGCGGGGCGGGCTCGCGGTGAACATCATCGAGTGCTGA
- a CDS encoding cytochrome P450, with the protein MSEPAPPPRCPAHHSHGGGTGLLPLSAAVGAPDPRAVYRELRAEWGNVAKVELEPGVPAWLVMGYRELLTITRQEQIYSRDGRKWRHMHDGVVSPDSGLLPMMGWRANVIGADGAEHRRLRKPLDDGIARIDQRKVRRHVEKICTDLIAEFSERGSADLVNEYATIVPMLSLASLFGLDAAEGRELLDALIALFGSADDSQAGNRHFEEILLDTVRERRRNPTDDMTTVFINHPNLRNEAERLQSIVVMISAGNETVTAWISHTLRLMLTDPRFAARLHGGRLGVDDALDQALWRDPPMNNMPARYALHDTELGGRFIQRGDCLILGHAAANDDPAIRPDEGDEEPGNRAHLAFSAGPHVCPAQVPARLITRTAVNTALNLLPDMKLAIPAEEVTWRPSPWTRVPLALPARFSAARIPVRTGRG; encoded by the coding sequence GTGTCCGAGCCGGCGCCCCCGCCGCGGTGCCCGGCGCACCACTCGCACGGCGGCGGTACGGGACTGCTCCCGCTGTCCGCCGCGGTGGGCGCCCCCGACCCGCGCGCCGTCTACCGCGAACTCCGCGCCGAGTGGGGCAACGTGGCCAAGGTGGAGCTCGAACCGGGCGTCCCCGCCTGGCTCGTGATGGGCTACCGGGAACTGCTGACCATCACCCGCCAGGAGCAGATCTACTCCCGCGACGGCCGCAAGTGGCGCCATATGCACGACGGCGTCGTCTCGCCCGACTCGGGTCTCCTGCCGATGATGGGCTGGCGCGCCAACGTCATCGGCGCCGACGGCGCCGAGCACCGTCGGCTGCGCAAACCGCTCGACGACGGCATCGCGCGGATCGACCAGCGCAAGGTCCGCCGCCATGTCGAGAAGATCTGCACCGACCTGATCGCGGAGTTCTCCGAGCGCGGCAGCGCGGACCTGGTGAACGAGTACGCCACGATCGTCCCGATGCTCTCGCTCGCCTCGCTGTTCGGCCTCGACGCCGCCGAGGGACGGGAGTTGCTGGACGCGCTCATCGCGCTGTTCGGCAGCGCCGACGACTCACAGGCCGGCAACCGGCACTTCGAGGAGATCCTGCTCGACACGGTGCGCGAGCGGCGGCGCAACCCGACCGACGACATGACGACGGTCTTCATCAACCACCCGAACCTCCGCAACGAGGCCGAGCGCCTCCAGTCCATCGTGGTGATGATCTCCGCCGGCAACGAGACCGTCACCGCCTGGATCTCGCACACGCTGCGCCTGATGCTCACGGACCCGAGGTTCGCCGCCCGGCTGCACGGCGGCCGGCTCGGTGTCGACGACGCGCTCGACCAGGCGCTGTGGCGCGACCCGCCGATGAACAACATGCCGGCCCGGTACGCCCTGCACGACACGGAGCTGGGCGGCCGGTTCATCCAGCGCGGCGACTGCCTGATCCTCGGCCACGCCGCCGCCAACGACGACCCCGCGATCCGCCCCGACGAAGGCGACGAGGAGCCCGGCAACCGCGCCCATCTCGCCTTCTCGGCCGGACCGCACGTCTGCCCGGCGCAGGTACCGGCGCGGCTGATCACCCGCACGGCGGTGAACACGGCGCTGAACCTGCTGCCGGACATGAAGCTCGCCATCCCCGCCGAGGAGGTGACCTGGCGCCCGTCACCCTGGACGCGGGTCCCCCTCGCGCTCCCGGCACGGTTCTCCGCGGCCCGGATCCCGGTCCGCACCGGCCGGGGCTAG
- a CDS encoding class I SAM-dependent methyltransferase gives MPGHARGRLPVARADAERLPFRDGSMPAVLAVMVHTDMPGYPAVLEEVARVLRPGGVFVHIGVHPCFCGGFADRGDPDRVVVRPGCLDGHWTTESWTDQGLRDKVGATHRPLPELLHAFLDAGLAPERFAEAGGATPLVLAARTRSADRKP, from the coding sequence ATGCCGGGCCACGCCCGCGGCCGGCTGCCGGTGGCGCGTGCCGACGCCGAGAGGCTGCCGTTCCGCGACGGATCGATGCCGGCGGTACTCGCGGTGATGGTGCACACCGACATGCCCGGCTATCCGGCGGTGCTCGAAGAGGTGGCGCGGGTGCTGCGCCCCGGCGGGGTGTTCGTGCACATCGGCGTCCACCCCTGCTTCTGCGGAGGCTTCGCCGACCGCGGCGACCCGGACAGGGTCGTCGTCCGGCCCGGCTGTCTCGACGGCCACTGGACGACGGAGTCCTGGACGGACCAGGGCCTGCGCGACAAGGTCGGCGCCACGCACCGTCCACTCCCGGAGCTGCTGCACGCCTTCCTGGACGCGGGCCTGGCGCCGGAACGGTTCGCCGAAGCCGGTGGTGCGACCCCCCTGGTCCTGGCGGCCAGGACCAGGTCGGCCGACCGAAAGCCGTAA